The Deinococcus yavapaiensis KR-236 genomic sequence GCGCGCTCCTCGCGCCCGAAGCGCTCGACGGGCAACTTCTGGCCGATGGCGATCGTCGCCTTCTTGGTGCTCGCGCTGTACTGGCCTTTGATGTTGTGGGTGAACGCCGGGCAAGCGCAGCGCATCATGGCGACTGGCGCCGACCTCGGATGTGGCACGGCGACTCAATGCGCGACGCAGCTTCGTAATCCGACGCTTCCCGCGCCTGGACAACTCCTCTCGGGCTTTCGCGCGCTCAGCGTTCCGCCCTTCTCCACCACGAGCGCGCCTTCCAACGCCTTGGTGACGGCGGGTGAAACGATCGTGGGACTCGCCATCGCGTCCGTCCTCGGCATCGTCCTCGCGCTCTTGCTGGTGATCAGCCGAGGCTTCGAGCGGGCCGTGCTGCCGTGGCTCATCGCCTCGCAGATGGTTCCGATCATCGCCCTCGCCCCGATGCTCGCCGTCGTGCTGGGACAGTACGGGGTGCAAGGCTGGGTGCCCAAGGCGATCATCGCCGCGTACATCGCGTTCTTTCCCGTCGCGATCGGCGTGGCCCGCGGCCTGCGCAGTCCCGACCCGCTTCAGCTCGACTTGCTGCGGACGTACCACGCGGGGCACGCGACGGTGTTCTGGAAGCTGCAACTGCCCGCCTCCATCCCATTCCTGTTCACGGCCCTCAAGGTCGCGGCGACGGCCGCCCTCATCGGGTCGATCGTCGCCGAGATCAGCACGATTTCGTTCAGCGGCCTCGGAAAAATGCTCGCCGAGAACTCGCGCGCTTCCGACACGATCGCCTTGTGGGTGATC encodes the following:
- a CDS encoding ABC transporter permease, which gives rise to MTTLPSPGARSSRPKRSTGNFWPMAIVAFLVLALYWPLMLWVNAGQAQRIMATGADLGCGTATQCATQLRNPTLPAPGQLLSGFRALSVPPFSTTSAPSNALVTAGETIVGLAIASVLGIVLALLLVISRGFERAVLPWLIASQMVPIIALAPMLAVVLGQYGVQGWVPKAIIAAYIAFFPVAIGVARGLRSPDPLQLDLLRTYHAGHATVFWKLQLPASIPFLFTALKVAATAALIGSIVAEISTISFSGLGKMLAENSRASDTIALWVIMIYGAALGIFLVGLVGLIERAVTPWRVGQPK